The Coffea arabica cultivar ET-39 chromosome 1e, Coffea Arabica ET-39 HiFi, whole genome shotgun sequence genome has a window encoding:
- the LOC113716176 gene encoding type I inositol polyphosphate 5-phosphatase 4-like — protein sequence MRDGNSKKSKLSWPKTLVKKWFNIKSKADDFHADDVVYGGVDEEWRSNISERNTCTIKKSKTEKSSKRSSDRIGRGKIDLDASQVTDVQNYRIFVATWNVAGKSPPSHLNLEDWLHTSPPADIYVLGFQEIVPLNAGNVLGTEDNGPAKKWLALIRKTLNSLPGTSGGYYTPSPVPDPIVELDADFEGSTRQKASSFFNRHSFQSLSRSMRMTENDMSMPQPRLDRRFSVCDRVMFGNRQYEFDPNVRWGGSSDDENEEGESPCSAHYSPVSYNGSVSMEERERQPGQSRYCLVASKQMVGIFLTVWIKSDLRDDVRNMKASCVGRGLMGYLGNKGSISISMSLHQTSFCFICSHLTSGQKEGDELRRNADVMEILRKTRFPRVCGMGDENSPQTVLEHDRIIWLGDLNYRIALSYRTAKALVEMQNWRVLLENDQLRIEQRQGRVFDGWDEGKIYFPPTYKYSNNSDRYAGDDMHPKEKRRTPAWCDRILWYGRGIQQLSYVRGESRFSDHRPVYSIFLAEVESINRSRIKKSMGCSSSRVEVEELLPCYHGYSQLDFFSSMNSQ from the exons ATGAGAGATGGGAACTCGAAGAAAAGCAAG CTTTCATGGCCCAAGACACTGGTCAAAAAATGGTTCAATATCAAGAGCAAAGCTGATGATTTTCATGCAGACGACGTCGTTTATGGAg GTGTTGATGAAGAATGGAGGAGCAATATCTCAGAGAGAAATACTTGCACCATCAAGAAAAGCAAAACAG AAAAATCAAGTAAAAGGAGCTCCGACCGTATCGGCCGTGGAAAGATTGACCTCGATGCTTCCCAGGTCACAGATGTGCAAAATTATAG GATATTTGTAGCTACATGGAATGTGGCTGGAAAATCTCCACCTAGTCATTTGAATCTAGAAGACTGGCTGCACACATCACCTCCTGCTGACATCTATGTTCTCGG GTTTCAAGAAATTGTTCCTTTAAACGCTGGTAATGTCTTGGGCACAGAAGACAACGGGCCAGCTAAAAAATGGTTAGCACTCATTAGGAAAACTCTGAATAGTCTTCCGGGCACAAGTGGTGGCTACTACACGCCTTCCCCAGTCCCTGATCCTATTGTGGAACTGGATGCTGACTTTGAAGGGTCAACTAGACAAAAGGCCTCTTCTTTTTTCAATCGCCACTCCTTCCAGTCACTTAGCCGTAGCATGAGAATGACAGAAAATGATATGTCAATGCCGCAGCCTCGACTTGATCGTCGATTCAGTGTCTGTGACAGGGTTATGTTTGGGAACCGACAATATGAGTTTGATCCGAATGTCAGATGGGGAGGGTCAtctgatgatgaaaatgaagaagGTGAGTCACCTTGTTCGGCACACTACTCACCAGTTTCATACAATGGTTCTGTCTCAATggaagaaagagagagacaaCCTGGGCAATCAAGGTACTGTTTGGTGGCAAGTAAGCAGATGGTTGGGATTTTTCTCACTGTATGGATAAAGAGTGATCTAAGAGATGATGTCCGCAACATGAAAGCGTCTTGCGTGGGCAGAGGATTGATGGGTTATCTGGGAAACAAG GGTTCAATTTCGATTAGCATGTCTTTGCACCAAACAAGTTTCTGCTTCATTTGTAGTCACTTGACCTCTGGGCAGAAGGAGGGTGATGAGCTGCGAAGGAATGCTGATGTCATGGAAATTTTGAGGAAAACAAGGTTTCCAAGAGTTTGTGGCATGGGAGATGAAAACTCTCCTCAAACTGTTCTCGAGCATGA TCGAATTATATGGCTTGGGGACTTGAATTATCGGATTGCGTTATCCTATCGAACTGCCAAGGCACTGGTGGAGATGCAGAACTGGAGAGTGTTGTTAGAAAATGATCAG TTGAGGATAGAACAGAGGCAAGGTCGTGTCTTTGATGGATGGGATGAAGGAAAAATATATTTTCCCCCCACGTACAAGTATTCAAATAATTCAGACAGATACGCTGGCGATGATATGCacccaaaagagaaacggagaACACCTGCCTG GTGTGACCGTATACTGTGGTATGGCCGAGGCATCCAACAATTATCTTATGTTCGTGGTGAGTCAAGGTTCTCTGATCACAGACCAGTGTACAGTATTTTTTTAGCAGAGGTTGAGTCCATTAATCGTAGCCGAATCAAGAAAAGCATGGGTTGCTCCAGTTCACGAGTTGAGGTTGAAGAGCTATTGCCATGCTACCATGGATACAGTCAACTAGATTTTTTCTCCAGCATGAATTCTCAGTGA